One Chionomys nivalis chromosome 4, mChiNiv1.1, whole genome shotgun sequence genomic region harbors:
- the LOC130873719 gene encoding ubiquitin-conjugating enzyme E2 C-like encodes MASQNRDPAAASAAALRKGAEPSGGVARGPVDKRLQQELITLMMSGDKGISAFSESDNLFKWVGTIHGAAGTVYEDLRYKLSLEFPSGYPYNAPTVKFLTPCYHPNVDTQGNICLDILKDKWSALYDVRTILLSIQSLLGEPNIDSPLNTHATELWKNPTAFKKYLQETYSKQVSSQEP; translated from the coding sequence ATGGCCTCGCAAAACCGCGACCCAGCTGCCGCCAGCGCCGCCGCCCTTCGCAAGGGAGCCGAGCCCAGCGGGGGTGTCGCCCGGGGCCCGGTGGACAAGAGGCTACAACAGGAGCTGATAACCCTCATGATGTCTGGTGACAAAGGGATTTCCGCCTTCTCTGAATCAGACAACCTGTTCAAATGGGTAGGGACCATCCATGGAGCAGCCGGCACAGTATATGAAGACCTGAGGTATAAACTCTCACTCGAGTTCCCCAGTGGCTACCCTTACAACGCACCCACGGTGAAGTTCCTCACGCCCTGCTACCACCCCAACGTAGACACCCAGGGCAACATCTGCCTGGACATCCTCAAGGATAAATGGTCTGCGCTATATGATGTCAGGACCATCTTGCTGTCTATCCAGAGCCTGCTAGGAGAACCCAACATCGATAGCCCATTGAATACACACGCTACTGAGCTCTGGAAAAACCCCACAGCATTTAAGAAGTACCTGCAAGAAACCTATTCAAAGCAGGTCTCCAGTCAAGAGCCCTGA